In one Bacillus thuringiensis genomic region, the following are encoded:
- a CDS encoding SET domain-containing protein: MIEVKTSELSDGEFNRGVFATRDIKKGELIHAAPVISYPNEQHEHIEKTLLADYAFEYGINHTAILLGYGMLFNHSYTPNATYDIVFENHTFNFYAYKDIKAGEEILINYNGEVDNDELLWFDKEKEENEK; encoded by the coding sequence ATGATCGAAGTTAAGACTTCTGAACTTAGTGATGGAGAATTTAATAGAGGTGTATTTGCAACTCGTGATATTAAAAAGGGTGAGTTGATACACGCCGCACCAGTTATCTCTTATCCGAATGAACAGCATGAACATATTGAGAAGACGTTACTTGCTGACTACGCATTTGAGTATGGGATCAATCATACGGCAATCCTTTTAGGATATGGTATGTTATTTAATCATTCATATACACCGAATGCAACGTATGACATCGTTTTTGAGAATCATACATTTAACTTCTATGCTTATAAAGATATAAAAGCAGGAGAAGAAATTTTAATCAATTATAATGGTGAAGTTGATAACGATGAGCTGTTATGGTTTGATAAAGAAAAAGAAGAGAACGAAAAGTAA
- the murB gene encoding UDP-N-acetylmuramate dehydrogenase has product MNMQEVYKYLSTVLPEGHVKQDEMLKNHTHIKVGGKADVFVAPTNYDEIQEVIKYANEYNIPVTFLGNGSNVIIKDGGIRGITVSLIHITGVTVTGTTIVAQCGAAIIDVSRIALDHNLTGLEFACGIPGSVGGALYMNAGAYGGEISFVLTEAVVMTGDGELRTLTKEAFEFGYRKSVFANNHYIILEARFELEEGVHEEIKAKMDDLTFKRESKQPLEYPSCGSVFKRPPNNFAGKLIQDSGLQGKRIGGVEVSLKHAGFMVNVDNGTAQDYIDLIHFVQKTVEEKFGVKLEREVRIIGEDKE; this is encoded by the coding sequence ATGAATATGCAAGAGGTTTATAAATATTTAAGTACGGTATTGCCTGAAGGACATGTTAAACAAGATGAAATGTTAAAGAATCATACGCATATTAAAGTTGGCGGAAAAGCAGATGTTTTTGTTGCGCCTACAAATTATGATGAAATTCAAGAAGTTATCAAATATGCGAACGAATATAATATTCCAGTTACGTTTTTAGGAAATGGATCGAATGTCATTATTAAAGATGGTGGAATTCGCGGGATTACAGTAAGTTTAATTCATATTACAGGTGTTACTGTAACAGGAACGACGATTGTAGCACAGTGTGGTGCAGCAATTATTGACGTATCACGTATTGCCCTAGACCATAATTTAACGGGTCTTGAGTTTGCTTGTGGTATTCCAGGTTCAGTTGGCGGAGCATTATATATGAATGCAGGTGCATACGGCGGTGAAATTTCGTTTGTATTAACAGAAGCTGTCGTAATGACAGGTGATGGAGAACTACGTACTTTGACGAAAGAAGCATTTGAATTTGGATATCGTAAGAGTGTATTTGCGAACAACCATTACATTATTCTTGAAGCGAGATTTGAACTTGAAGAAGGTGTACATGAAGAAATTAAAGCCAAAATGGATGATTTAACGTTTAAACGTGAGTCAAAACAGCCTCTAGAATATCCTTCATGTGGTAGCGTATTTAAGCGCCCACCAAATAACTTTGCTGGTAAGTTAATTCAAGATTCAGGACTACAAGGTAAGCGAATTGGTGGGGTAGAAGTTTCTTTAAAACACGCAGGGTTTATGGTGAATGTTGATAACGGAACAGCACAAGATTACATCGATTTAATTCACTTCGTACAAAAGACAGTTGAAGAGAAATTTGGCGTGAAGTTAGAGCGAGAAGTAAGGATTATTGGAGAAGATAAGGAATAA